A portion of the Edaphobacter lichenicola genome contains these proteins:
- a CDS encoding YihY/virulence factor BrkB family protein — MEPRVWLQLVQRSFEDWNEDDAPRLGAALAFYTILSVSPLVILLVAAAAIIFSKSSAEVHLLSQVQGMAGTEGREAVRSMLASGQKESAGIFATLIGLITLLFGASGVFAELRSALNTIWEAPPKTSSGVWSLIRGRIFSLGMVLSVGFLLFVSLIASAGFDAVAKFSGDVLPISPLVMEGLNFAFSFVGIAVLFGFILKYLPDTHVDWKDVRVGATFTALLFTLGKSLLALYLGKASPGSAYGAAGSLVAMVIWVYYSAQIFFFGAEFTHVYSIWAAGKSPPLATSKSSAAAGT; from the coding sequence ATGGAGCCACGAGTTTGGCTGCAGTTGGTTCAACGCAGTTTTGAGGATTGGAACGAAGACGATGCGCCTCGTCTCGGTGCGGCATTGGCCTTTTACACGATCCTTTCGGTGTCTCCTCTTGTCATTCTGCTGGTAGCAGCTGCCGCGATTATCTTCAGCAAATCGAGTGCTGAAGTCCATCTGCTTAGTCAAGTTCAAGGGATGGCCGGAACTGAAGGCAGAGAAGCTGTTCGCTCCATGTTAGCGAGCGGCCAGAAGGAGTCTGCTGGCATCTTTGCCACTCTCATCGGCTTGATCACGCTGCTGTTTGGGGCTTCCGGAGTGTTCGCAGAACTGCGGTCGGCACTAAACACTATCTGGGAGGCACCTCCTAAGACGAGCTCTGGTGTGTGGTCTCTGATTAGGGGCAGAATCTTTTCTCTCGGAATGGTACTAAGCGTAGGCTTCCTGCTCTTCGTTTCCCTCATCGCAAGTGCTGGATTCGACGCAGTAGCAAAATTTTCCGGCGACGTACTCCCTATTTCGCCGTTGGTGATGGAAGGCCTGAACTTCGCCTTTTCCTTCGTTGGAATCGCGGTTCTGTTCGGATTCATACTCAAATACCTTCCGGATACGCATGTCGACTGGAAGGATGTCAGAGTTGGAGCTACTTTCACGGCTCTTCTCTTTACGCTAGGGAAATCGTTACTGGCCCTCTACCTTGGGAAAGCAAGTCCCGGATCGGCCTATGGAGCAGCAGGATCCCTCGTCGCAATGGTTATCTGGGTGTACTACTCCGCGCAGATATTTTTCTTTGGTGCAGAATTCACTCACGTTTATTCCATTTGGGCGGCAGGGAAGTCGCCACCCTTGGCGACGTCAAAATCTTCTGCAGCAGCAGGGACCTGA
- a CDS encoding sensor histidine kinase → MLQGSVTDGGNRRQIIRSHQLIKRIDVHRSDEVLEAANRRHNIPLLEAMDSATRHRDSFEDQSQKLKACEENLRRHHQLSLAGRLVGATMHEVNNRLGALTNLIYLAKCATASESKAVEYLEIADDELRGLGEITSKSLGFIRVDNEARDIDLVELAESALHLHRVKISSKRINVQTRSDETVIAMIKRGEIFQVLMNLLLNAIDALPHSGSLHVRVILRQKEAIMTVADNGVGTCLVRLPSRGAKIRQGRRSDKNRIDPSTLFIESSFI, encoded by the coding sequence ATGCTGCAAGGGTCGGTTACAGATGGCGGGAACCGCCGCCAAATCATAAGGTCTCATCAGCTCATCAAAAGGATCGACGTACATCGCTCAGATGAAGTCCTCGAGGCGGCCAACCGAAGACACAATATTCCTCTCTTAGAGGCTATGGATTCGGCAACTCGGCACCGCGACTCCTTTGAGGACCAGAGTCAGAAGCTCAAAGCGTGCGAAGAAAATTTACGAAGGCATCATCAACTGTCTCTGGCGGGGCGGCTGGTGGGTGCGACTATGCATGAAGTCAACAACCGGCTGGGGGCTCTGACAAACCTCATCTATCTTGCAAAGTGTGCAACGGCCTCCGAGTCGAAGGCCGTTGAGTACTTAGAAATAGCAGACGACGAGCTGCGCGGACTTGGAGAAATCACCAGCAAAAGCCTTGGGTTCATTCGCGTAGACAACGAAGCCAGAGATATTGATCTGGTCGAGTTGGCTGAATCAGCGCTTCATCTCCATCGTGTGAAGATCTCGAGCAAGAGAATCAATGTGCAGACAAGATCCGACGAGACTGTGATCGCGATGATCAAGCGAGGCGAGATCTTTCAAGTCCTCATGAATCTGCTCCTTAACGCCATTGATGCGCTTCCACACTCTGGCAGTCTACATGTACGAGTGATCCTCCGACAAAAGGAAGCTATCATGACAGTCGCAGACAACGGTGTCGGTACCTGTCTCGTTCGCCTACCTTCGAGAGGCGCAAAAATCCGACAAGGTCGGCGCTCAGATAAAAATCGTATCGATCCCAGCACCCTTTTCATCGAATCTAGCTTCATATAA
- a CDS encoding aldo/keto reductase, which produces MKISALGLGGHHLGAAKDEPTAVRLVHRAVDGGISFFDCCWEYNRGKSEDWLGKGLKGLREKAFLMTKVCTHGRDASLAMQMLEQSLRRLQTDHLDLWQIHGVTFQNDPELFIRPNGAAEALRKAKEQGKVRFVGFSGHKDPAIHLAMLNTGFPFDAVQMPLNPFDANFFSFEKMVLPVLVERGIAPLGMKPIGGKGEPVQSGVFTAEELLRYAMSLPVATTISGASDPHILEQNLTIAQNFTPLSPTEMQSMRDRAKPYAGDGHFELYKTSIKYDNPEARLAHEFPIDMQSVEVKQMVYSTTNSGRPFPDVAE; this is translated from the coding sequence GTGAAGATCTCCGCTCTCGGCCTTGGTGGGCATCACCTGGGAGCCGCGAAAGACGAACCGACTGCCGTTCGTCTGGTTCATCGAGCGGTAGACGGCGGCATAAGCTTCTTCGACTGCTGCTGGGAATACAACCGAGGCAAGTCGGAAGATTGGTTAGGTAAAGGTCTGAAGGGGCTTCGGGAGAAGGCTTTTCTTATGACGAAAGTCTGCACGCATGGAAGGGATGCGAGTCTCGCCATGCAGATGCTGGAGCAGTCCCTACGTCGTCTTCAGACTGACCATCTCGATCTGTGGCAAATCCATGGCGTTACCTTCCAGAATGATCCTGAACTATTCATTCGCCCGAATGGTGCTGCAGAAGCTCTGAGGAAAGCCAAGGAACAAGGTAAGGTCCGTTTTGTTGGTTTTAGTGGGCACAAAGATCCCGCTATCCATCTTGCGATGTTGAATACCGGCTTTCCTTTCGATGCGGTGCAGATGCCCCTCAACCCTTTTGACGCCAATTTCTTCTCGTTCGAGAAAATGGTCCTTCCGGTGCTGGTTGAGCGCGGCATAGCACCTCTTGGCATGAAGCCCATTGGTGGTAAAGGGGAGCCTGTACAAAGCGGGGTCTTTACAGCTGAAGAACTCCTTCGATATGCAATGAGTCTCCCCGTTGCGACGACCATCTCTGGCGCCTCAGATCCCCACATTCTTGAACAAAATCTCACCATCGCCCAGAACTTCACGCCTCTCAGCCCGACTGAGATGCAGTCCATGCGGGATCGCGCGAAGCCATATGCCGGAGACGGCCACTTTGAGCTCTACAAGACTTCGATTAAATACGACAATCCGGAGGCTCGCCTGGCTCACGAATTCCCTATCGATATGCAGTCGGTAGAAGTGAAACAGATGGTGTATTCGACGACCAATTCTGGGCGGCCATTTCCTGACGTGGCTGAATAA
- a CDS encoding manganese catalase family protein, which translates to MYHHVKKLMYTVNIGEPDVKFGNMLLEQFGGANGELAAAMQYTIQGWNCVDDLGRRDLLLDIGTEELSHLEVVGALIRMHLKPLKTNREAAEADPLVTIAGGGGVGLFDSMGNAWTANYLKITGELDVDLRSNIAAESRAKIVYERLIDHTDDPGTIDTLQFLMTREITHMKAFQAALDSLEKSPFSVGLLKPTPGIVDEYFNGSTGDGNEGDTDMRGPWNSTFGLHIVESQMAGGKGLSVGDVDGKIDGEDRGKQDDAQKATTSPKDEAVGKVGKSKDHSHNGKAVASSSR; encoded by the coding sequence ATGTACCATCATGTAAAAAAGCTGATGTACACCGTCAATATTGGAGAGCCAGACGTGAAGTTTGGCAACATGCTTCTTGAGCAGTTTGGCGGAGCCAACGGCGAGTTGGCCGCCGCTATGCAATACACCATCCAAGGGTGGAATTGCGTAGATGATCTGGGACGACGTGATCTCCTTCTGGATATTGGGACAGAAGAGTTGAGTCACCTGGAGGTGGTCGGTGCTCTCATCCGCATGCACCTAAAACCTCTCAAAACGAATAGAGAGGCGGCTGAAGCGGATCCTCTAGTCACTATTGCTGGAGGAGGAGGAGTAGGTCTATTCGATTCAATGGGGAACGCTTGGACCGCTAACTATTTGAAGATCACCGGTGAGTTGGATGTCGATCTGCGAAGTAATATCGCGGCAGAGTCGCGAGCCAAGATAGTGTATGAGCGTCTTATCGATCACACAGACGATCCGGGCACCATCGACACCCTCCAATTCCTGATGACCCGGGAAATCACCCACATGAAGGCCTTTCAGGCTGCACTCGATAGTTTGGAGAAGTCGCCATTCTCCGTTGGACTTCTGAAGCCTACCCCTGGAATCGTGGACGAGTACTTCAATGGGTCTACGGGTGACGGGAATGAAGGCGATACCGATATGCGTGGGCCCTGGAACTCGACCTTCGGACTTCACATAGTTGAATCGCAGATGGCGGGTGGGAAGGGACTTTCGGTCGGCGATGTTGATGGCAAGATCGATGGCGAAGACCGCGGGAAACAAGATGACGCCCAAAAGGCGACTACATCTCCCAAGGATGAAGCTGTTGGCAAAGTAGGCAAAAGCAAGGACCACTCGCATAACGGCAAAGCTGTTGCTTCGAGCTCAAGATAA
- a CDS encoding DUF4142 domain-containing protein, giving the protein MPTNATAQSDDDKKFLAMAAQSDQNEIALSKLAEQKATNPDVKAFAEKMISEHTQMTASMKPFVDAWGLTPPTGPDADHQKELDKLNGLSGNDFDKAYMKDMVSDHTKALSAFTKEAKDTKDSKFRAAVIKGKTAVAAHKNMAYDLEKKL; this is encoded by the coding sequence ATGCCCACGAACGCAACAGCGCAAAGTGACGACGACAAGAAGTTCCTAGCTATGGCTGCACAGTCGGACCAAAACGAAATTGCACTGAGCAAACTGGCCGAACAGAAGGCCACGAACCCAGATGTGAAGGCGTTCGCGGAAAAGATGATTTCGGAGCACACGCAGATGACGGCCAGCATGAAGCCGTTTGTCGACGCATGGGGCCTGACGCCGCCAACGGGTCCCGACGCCGATCACCAAAAGGAGTTGGATAAGCTCAATGGGCTGTCGGGCAATGATTTCGACAAGGCATACATGAAAGATATGGTCTCCGATCACACGAAAGCGCTAAGCGCATTCACGAAAGAGGCTAAAGACACCAAAGACTCTAAATTTCGTGCTGCCGTAATCAAGGGAAAGACGGCCGTCGCCGCACACAAAAACATGGCTTATGATCTGGAAAAGAAGCTTTAG
- a CDS encoding low affinity iron permease family protein: MKETPIEIKTRTTNDWFGRFAARASGWLGSKWAFAGAGLVIVIWGTTGPVFHYSDTWQLVINTGTTIITFLMVFLIQNTQNRDARAINLKLNELIHAVDKARDQMIDIENLSDLELDELQIRYEKLRAACNDRQKRDTVLS, from the coding sequence ATGAAGGAAACACCAATTGAAATAAAGACGCGCACTACCAACGATTGGTTCGGCCGGTTCGCTGCCCGGGCTTCTGGTTGGTTGGGATCGAAGTGGGCATTCGCTGGGGCCGGGCTCGTCATTGTCATTTGGGGCACCACCGGTCCGGTGTTTCATTATTCTGATACCTGGCAGCTCGTGATCAACACCGGAACGACCATCATTACCTTTCTTATGGTCTTCCTCATCCAAAATACGCAGAACAGAGATGCGCGCGCGATCAATCTAAAGTTGAACGAGCTCATCCACGCAGTGGACAAGGCCAGGGATCAGATGATCGACATCGAAAATCTGAGCGACCTTGAGTTGGATGAACTGCAAATCCGCTATGAGAAACTTCGCGCCGCATGCAATGACCGTCAGAAACGGGATACGGTACTTTCTTAA
- a CDS encoding general stress protein, with product MSNKNTAVFGIYATPATAEAAVDHLIAKGFTNSAISVLLPDDDSTRAFAHEKATKAPEGTATGVTTGGVIGGTLGLLAGIGALAIPGVGPLIAAGPIMASLAGVGIGGTVGGIVGALVGMGIPEYEAKRYEGAVKDGGTLLSVHCDTSEQIDAAKEALKETGARDIASTSEEGSKETAGGRGTFGNISDGERLSTAREDAVLDDRETVTGVHTSTKY from the coding sequence ATGTCTAACAAAAACACAGCAGTATTCGGTATCTACGCAACCCCAGCGACAGCAGAAGCCGCCGTCGACCATTTGATTGCTAAAGGGTTTACTAACTCAGCTATCTCCGTACTTCTCCCAGACGATGACAGCACGCGGGCGTTCGCCCATGAGAAAGCAACAAAGGCACCAGAGGGTACCGCGACCGGCGTCACCACCGGCGGAGTTATTGGTGGCACGCTAGGTCTGCTGGCAGGTATCGGTGCACTGGCCATCCCTGGCGTCGGTCCTCTTATCGCGGCCGGTCCAATCATGGCATCGCTGGCAGGCGTAGGAATCGGCGGAACAGTAGGCGGCATCGTTGGAGCTTTGGTGGGCATGGGAATTCCCGAGTATGAAGCGAAGCGGTATGAGGGGGCGGTGAAAGACGGTGGCACACTCTTGTCGGTCCACTGCGACACTTCCGAGCAGATCGATGCCGCAAAGGAAGCTCTCAAAGAAACGGGAGCTCGTGATATCGCTTCTACTAGCGAAGAGGGTTCGAAGGAGACTGCCGGCGGGCGGGGAACCTTCGGAAACATTTCCGATGGCGAGCGACTCTCGACGGCACGGGAAGATGCGGTCCTCGATGATCGTGAAACCGTGACGGGAGTGCACACCTCTACGAAGTACTAG
- a CDS encoding mechanosensitive ion channel family protein: MKSGMNQDEKSEQQVIVQRQRRIPSLLVWVALVLPNIVFVGGGVMGLARAQVKVSPQRPDKSDDSQEPKLDKNAAAEKNKKVSARGVPGFDLQSSRTDILSHLNAVISFYRASLVPIQKAGEPNDAVYFAQSVELSSQAATYAFQAAQAGAALAIVHQDVSTGDRQRLENTKTNVEQALVVLKGREDSLDKAIATANSRQINSLRLQREGVQAAIDLNNSMDEALKKIVGISDTKDGSGLAADVERLQRSIPELNSKEKIVAPQLTTLESARSSGVSSQGVVLFQLLETKHALDGLISQNDKAHQTALAVRVPISTVLRTLVTKGQLLTEQAVEASAPPKATTKKMPAETKTKAPTSIQPTPTVTSVTPPTSTSQATSAETLGSITRDFQALSSAAIPLSQELIVLQESRSNLTAWQGAVDQEYKGVLHALLLRVVVIAIALGIIFVGGELWRRATNKYVHDPRRRRQLLVVRRIAIGFLSVIVVLFGFVTQFNSLATFAGFITAGIAVGLQTVLLSVAAYFFIVGRYGVKVGDRITVSSVTGDVIDVGLVRFYMMELAGSGVEMNPTGRVAVFSNAVLFQAATPLYKQIPGTEFAWHELIVKLSATTNYTKVCDAIMNEVKTVYESYRPNIEQQHRDVENWMQAPIAAPEVDSRLQFSGGAFQLWARFPVEIRTAAKTDEELTKRLVKLMEQNDEFKQAFAATPVIQAAVKG, from the coding sequence ATGAAGTCGGGGATGAACCAGGACGAAAAGAGTGAACAGCAAGTGATTGTGCAGCGACAAAGACGTATTCCATCACTCCTAGTATGGGTCGCCCTTGTTCTCCCTAACATCGTCTTTGTGGGCGGCGGCGTAATGGGACTAGCACGGGCGCAGGTAAAAGTTAGCCCGCAACGGCCTGACAAATCCGATGATTCGCAAGAGCCCAAGTTGGATAAGAATGCGGCAGCGGAAAAGAATAAGAAAGTCTCGGCAAGGGGGGTACCTGGCTTTGATTTGCAGTCTAGCCGAACCGACATTCTGTCGCATCTTAACGCGGTAATTAGCTTCTACCGCGCCTCACTCGTGCCGATTCAGAAGGCCGGGGAGCCAAATGACGCTGTTTACTTCGCCCAATCGGTTGAGCTTTCCTCACAGGCTGCAACTTACGCGTTTCAGGCAGCTCAGGCCGGAGCCGCGCTCGCGATTGTGCATCAGGATGTGTCTACTGGCGATAGACAGAGACTAGAGAACACCAAGACGAATGTTGAACAGGCGCTGGTGGTGCTAAAGGGGCGGGAAGACAGCTTGGATAAGGCGATCGCAACGGCAAACTCGCGACAAATCAACTCTCTTCGGCTACAGAGGGAGGGGGTTCAGGCAGCCATCGACCTCAACAATTCCATGGACGAGGCGCTAAAAAAGATTGTAGGCATCTCCGACACCAAAGACGGAAGCGGACTTGCGGCGGATGTAGAGCGACTTCAACGATCCATTCCAGAGTTGAACAGCAAGGAGAAGATTGTTGCGCCTCAACTGACTACGTTGGAGTCAGCGCGATCCTCGGGAGTTAGCAGCCAGGGAGTGGTTTTGTTTCAGTTGTTGGAGACCAAGCACGCGCTTGACGGTCTAATCAGCCAGAACGATAAGGCTCATCAAACGGCCCTTGCTGTTAGAGTACCGATCTCGACCGTTCTTCGCACTCTTGTCACTAAGGGCCAACTGTTGACCGAACAGGCGGTTGAGGCTTCGGCCCCGCCTAAAGCAACAACAAAGAAGATGCCGGCTGAGACAAAGACCAAGGCGCCCACTTCGATTCAGCCTACTCCGACAGTAACATCTGTTACCCCACCCACGTCGACGTCCCAGGCTACCTCTGCAGAGACTCTCGGTTCGATCACGAGGGATTTCCAGGCCCTATCTTCGGCTGCAATCCCCTTGAGCCAGGAACTTATCGTTCTTCAGGAAAGCAGGTCAAACCTTACCGCATGGCAGGGTGCCGTGGATCAGGAGTACAAGGGAGTCCTTCACGCGCTTTTGCTTCGCGTAGTAGTGATCGCCATCGCGCTAGGGATCATCTTTGTTGGGGGCGAGCTATGGAGACGCGCAACCAATAAATACGTCCATGATCCACGAAGGCGACGTCAGTTGTTGGTGGTTCGAAGGATTGCGATCGGCTTTCTTTCAGTAATTGTCGTCCTTTTCGGTTTTGTGACGCAATTCAATTCTCTCGCAACGTTTGCGGGGTTTATTACAGCCGGCATTGCGGTAGGACTACAAACTGTCCTACTCTCTGTAGCTGCGTACTTCTTTATCGTCGGCAGATATGGGGTCAAAGTAGGCGATCGGATTACCGTCTCATCCGTGACCGGAGATGTAATTGACGTCGGCTTGGTGCGGTTCTACATGATGGAGCTAGCAGGCAGCGGGGTGGAAATGAACCCCACGGGCCGAGTGGCTGTCTTCTCCAACGCAGTGCTATTTCAGGCGGCCACGCCTCTCTACAAGCAGATACCGGGTACCGAGTTCGCCTGGCATGAACTGATTGTGAAGCTCTCAGCGACGACTAATTACACCAAAGTGTGCGACGCCATCATGAACGAGGTGAAGACAGTCTACGAAAGCTATCGTCCTAACATCGAGCAGCAACACCGTGATGTTGAGAACTGGATGCAAGCTCCAATTGCCGCTCCGGAGGTCGATTCACGGCTTCAGTTTAGCGGAGGAGCATTTCAGTTGTGGGCGCGGTTTCCAGTTGAGATCAGAACAGCGGCGAAAACAGATGAGGAATTGACGAAACGCTTAGTCAAGCTAATGGAACAGAACGACGAGTTCAAGCAGGCATTTGCGGCGACACCTGTGATCCAAGCTGCGGTAAAAGGGTAA
- a CDS encoding AI-2E family transporter: MNKKSNLTETARLLRIVTFVVVVAALYFGRSVFIPLALALLLSLLLAPVMTSLGRLRLPRVASILLIALCLSTLAFGFAWKLSVELTDLAGQLPGYKTILEEKIHVLSGLRNSNFSKVSETFGDLEKDLAKAGSESPEQGHTKKPPPGSSPDRPLAVEVVPQSNTIAYVENVLGSMGAAGLVVVFTIFVLMGQEDLRNRFIHLSSGGRLHVMTQALDEATRRIQRYLFLQSAVNAAYGLIVGVGLYLIGIPEAWLWGLLAAILRFMPYIGAPASAAIPILLSLAVFPGWGHAWGTMASFVALELIVANFVEPLLYGSQVGLSALAILVAAVFWTLIWGFPGLILSTPLTVSLVVMGRYIPSLSFLKILLGDESEISRGDLYYQRLLASDQGEAKLVLEQYLQTKSLDELYSEVLIPALSLVEQDRHRNELDDATLSFIMQSTRELIEELSDTSVINVAETPCLTDSSASCVVCIPARDEADELVGLLLTQCIERSGLSSHSVPIGPIGEMLSTTAELRPTVVCISALPPFAIEHTRALYQKLRAKFPDLNIIICLWHFAGDLDKTQRRLKLFDGHSVLLTLPDVLQYVREKVQRPSVGATSTVLVQGSQLIEDKKSLAASI; the protein is encoded by the coding sequence ATGAATAAGAAATCTAATTTGACCGAAACGGCGAGGCTGCTGCGCATTGTCACCTTCGTCGTAGTAGTCGCCGCGCTCTACTTCGGTCGCAGCGTGTTTATCCCGCTGGCCCTCGCGTTATTACTTTCCCTGCTTCTCGCGCCGGTGATGACTTCTCTCGGTCGACTCCGGTTACCGCGTGTGGCTTCAATCCTCCTGATAGCCCTCTGTCTGAGTACGTTAGCTTTTGGGTTCGCCTGGAAGCTGTCCGTTGAACTGACAGATTTGGCTGGTCAACTGCCTGGCTACAAGACGATATTGGAAGAGAAGATCCATGTGCTAAGTGGATTACGCAACTCGAACTTCAGCAAAGTGTCAGAGACCTTTGGAGATCTTGAGAAAGACTTAGCTAAGGCCGGTTCAGAGTCCCCAGAGCAAGGTCATACCAAGAAGCCGCCTCCAGGATCCTCGCCCGATCGGCCACTGGCAGTAGAAGTCGTACCTCAGTCGAACACGATTGCCTATGTCGAAAACGTACTGGGCTCAATGGGGGCAGCGGGCCTTGTTGTTGTCTTTACAATTTTTGTCCTCATGGGGCAAGAAGACCTTCGCAATAGATTCATCCATCTGTCGAGCGGTGGCCGGCTGCATGTAATGACTCAGGCTCTCGACGAGGCAACACGTCGCATCCAGCGCTATCTGTTTTTGCAGTCGGCTGTAAATGCCGCTTACGGTTTGATCGTCGGGGTGGGTTTGTACCTAATCGGGATACCTGAGGCTTGGCTGTGGGGTCTCCTTGCGGCGATCCTTCGCTTCATGCCCTACATCGGTGCCCCCGCATCTGCTGCAATTCCAATACTTCTATCGCTCGCTGTGTTTCCCGGATGGGGACACGCGTGGGGCACCATGGCCTCTTTCGTTGCGCTAGAACTCATCGTAGCGAACTTTGTTGAGCCTCTTCTGTATGGGTCACAGGTTGGTCTCTCCGCTCTGGCGATTCTCGTCGCAGCCGTGTTTTGGACTCTGATATGGGGTTTTCCTGGCTTAATATTGTCTACGCCGCTAACCGTCTCCTTGGTCGTTATGGGACGGTACATCCCAAGTCTAAGTTTCCTTAAGATTCTTTTGGGCGACGAATCGGAGATATCGCGAGGCGATCTTTACTACCAGCGTCTGCTAGCTTCAGATCAAGGCGAGGCCAAGCTTGTCTTAGAACAGTATCTTCAGACCAAGTCCCTCGATGAGCTCTACAGCGAAGTTCTAATTCCGGCTCTCAGCCTCGTCGAACAGGACCGGCATCGCAACGAATTGGATGATGCCACACTAAGTTTTATTATGCAGAGCACACGTGAGTTGATCGAAGAGTTGAGTGACACCTCAGTGATCAATGTCGCCGAAACCCCGTGCCTAACAGACAGTTCAGCGAGTTGCGTTGTTTGCATACCAGCACGAGATGAGGCGGACGAACTTGTTGGCCTGCTTTTGACGCAGTGCATCGAAAGAAGCGGGTTGAGCAGCCATAGCGTTCCTATCGGGCCAATTGGTGAAATGCTTTCGACAACAGCCGAACTTCGGCCAACCGTTGTCTGTATCTCCGCATTGCCGCCATTTGCAATCGAACACACTAGAGCGTTATATCAAAAGCTTAGAGCGAAATTTCCTGATCTCAATATCATCATCTGCCTGTGGCACTTTGCAGGAGATCTCGATAAAACACAACGCCGATTGAAGCTGTTCGATGGGCATTCAGTGCTGCTCACTCTCCCAGACGTGCTGCAATATGTGAGGGAAAAGGTCCAACGGCCCTCCGTCGGCGCTACCTCAACTGTGCTTGTGCAGGGGAGTCAGCTTATTGAAGATAAGAAAAGTCTAGCCGCCTCTATTTAG
- a CDS encoding HAD family hydrolase — protein MYAVVKAVSCDIDGTLVESNWLHAAAWRDAFAVADIVVDLEDARRQIGKGGDELIPVFVPWWKRKAIEEPLKAYRQFIFRRDYLHQVKPFPKVRELLERMKEKGIAISLASSAHKSELDVYKKIANIEDLVEESSSADDAKRSKPHPDIFEATLKKLGLSPKEVLALGDTPYDAEAAGKASILTVGVTTGGWSEKELLHAGCIEVYKDVEDLLANFERSAFYKI, from the coding sequence ATGTATGCCGTGGTAAAAGCTGTCTCATGTGATATTGACGGAACGCTCGTTGAAAGCAACTGGCTTCATGCAGCCGCGTGGAGAGATGCGTTCGCCGTCGCCGACATCGTAGTTGATCTCGAAGATGCACGCCGACAGATAGGGAAAGGTGGAGATGAGTTGATACCTGTCTTCGTTCCCTGGTGGAAACGGAAGGCCATAGAAGAACCACTGAAGGCATATCGACAGTTTATCTTTCGTAGAGACTACTTACATCAGGTCAAGCCTTTCCCTAAAGTCCGCGAATTGCTGGAGCGTATGAAAGAAAAAGGAATAGCAATATCTCTCGCCTCTTCAGCACACAAAAGCGAGCTCGATGTCTACAAAAAGATCGCCAATATCGAAGATCTTGTCGAGGAAAGCAGTTCGGCCGACGATGCGAAGCGATCCAAGCCCCATCCCGATATCTTCGAAGCGACTCTGAAGAAACTTGGCTTGTCACCCAAAGAGGTGCTGGCACTCGGGGACACACCCTATGACGCTGAGGCCGCCGGAAAGGCATCGATCTTGACTGTGGGAGTTACGACCGGTGGCTGGAGCGAGAAAGAGCTGCTGCATGCAGGGTGCATTGAAGTCTACAAGGACGTGGAAGACTTACTTGCGAACTTCGAACGAAGCGCCTTCTACAAGATTTGA
- a CDS encoding BON domain-containing protein, whose translation MTLLSTALRTAAAIALCCCFQLNASQPVPQSGTAQTAPDNSNQNKNQAPTADNQSNAQSDRMTTAKIRKAITSDKTLSTYAHNVKIITLNGSVTLKGPVKSDEEKEKVAAMAANIVSADKVTDQLTVKP comes from the coding sequence ATGACACTTCTTAGCACTGCCCTCCGTACAGCTGCGGCGATCGCACTCTGCTGCTGCTTCCAACTGAACGCCTCACAACCTGTACCCCAGTCTGGTACTGCACAAACAGCACCCGACAACTCGAATCAGAACAAGAACCAGGCGCCCACTGCCGACAATCAGTCGAATGCCCAGTCTGACCGAATGACAACAGCTAAGATTCGCAAGGCGATTACCTCGGATAAGACGCTTTCGACCTACGCCCATAATGTCAAGATCATCACTCTCAACGGATCCGTCACCCTCAAAGGGCCAGTGAAGTCGGACGAGGAGAAGGAGAAGGTTGCGGCCATGGCGGCAAACATCGTGTCTGCGGATAAAGTAACTGATCAGCTTACGGTCAAACCCTAA